Genomic DNA from Niabella ginsenosidivorans:
CATGATTATGCCGATTATTATCCCGGTATAAAAAAACTGGTTCATGAATTGCTGGGGAAGGGAATATATCAACAGGTAGGAATGGCGGGCACCCTGGTTGTTTTACAGAAATTATAAGTTCCTGAAAATGCATGCCGTTGCAACAAAAGAAAAAGCTGCTATTACTGTAAATAGCATTCGGAATACACGCGCTGTTCAGCCGAAGCGGGAAGTGAATCAACCTAATGACCCCGATAGCTATCGGGAAGAGCGGGAAGCAGATGCGGTTGCAGACAAAGTAATGCGAATGTCTGTTCGGGGTACAATGCAGCGTAATTGTGCCCATTGCAAGGAAGAAGAAAAGAACGTACAACGAAAAGCAGTAAGTCAGCAAATGCATGACATTGCAGGATCATCAGAGCAGTACAGCAGTAATATAACAGGAGGTGAGCCAATGCATATGGCTGATCAGCGTTTCTTCGGGTCGGCACTAAACTATGATTTCTCTAAGGTACGCATTCATAAAGATCCGGTAGCCAATAACTCGGCCCGGTCTATTAATGCACGGGCTTATACAAAGGGAACCGATATCGTATTCGGAAGCAATGAGTACCAACCCCAGACCGCGGTGGGTAAACGATTGCTGGCACACGAGCTGGCACATGTTATACAGCAGGAAGGAATAAAAGAAAACGGGCTGATACAGCGCGATGCCGCAACGGACGGGAAGCAGGCCGAGTTGAATTTTAAGAATGACTGGCAAAACAACTTTTCCTATTATGACCAGTTTATAACGATTGTTTCGCGTGTTTTTGATAAGGCCTTCAAAGGAAGTATCAGAGCCACAAAAAAGGATAAGGATGTCAGTGTTATACTGGGTGAAAAATTTGCAAAAGAGTCGGATGAACCCACCCGGTGGGGATATATAAAAACAGAGATCATTGATAAATTTGTTACGGTAGACCGCTTTGAAGATGTTGCCTATGATCCTACCCGGTCAAAGATCAATGAGATCAATCCGCCCTATGCGGCCGGTCAGTATTGCGCGCTGAACTGCCCGGCAACGGCCGCAGCACTTTCTGACTATTTAAAGACAGGTAAGGTAAACAAAGCTATTTGCAATCCCCGGCAGGAAGGTACGCCCGGTTACGGCTTTGTGGTTGAAAAAAATACTTTTTCCAAAGCAGTGAACTGGAAGAATGCAGAAAAGCAGATCCGGGCACAGTTAAAAAAACATGGCAATTATGTAGTGGTGGAGGCCAAACGTAGTCAAAAGCAGATGGATGACAATCACCTGGCAGAATATCATTATTTCACGGTTGTAAATGTAAAGGGAAAATTATTTGTGATCGATGCATTTGGCGGGGGTATTGTAACCGAGTACATTCAGAATTACATCGATCAGAATATAATAGCAACCACCTATCGTCTTGTAAAAGGGGATTTTAAGGTAGAGGAATATATTCCAAAGAACTAAGCAGCTTTACCGGCTGATTCTATAAATGCATTGTGAAAACAAGTAACACCATTAATGATCAGGGAAGAATGTTTCCGAACCATTCACCAAAAACCGGTTTGTAAAACAACCACTGCCGGGCATGGTTTATTCCGGCAGTCGGCCCGTTCTGCATGCCGGTAATTCATCGCTGATTCAACGCCAGGAGAATGATAAGAAAAAGCAGGGGGATCATGAGTTACCCAATTCCTTTTCGCCCGCTGAGCCTAAAACAGATGCGTTAAGTGGCGGTATTGCTACAGTAGCAGATAATCCTGGCGTCAATACCCCGCAGTTTACGATCCTGACAGATCAGCTGAAATTGAAACTATGGGACAGCCAGCCGGCAGCACTGAAGAGAAGGGCCATCGGTTTTGCAGGCGGCCAACAGCCCTTCTTCAATTGATGTATCATTTGTTACCACGCCATTGCTTGAGATAGTGGTCAATCAAAAATGCTAAACTGATTACACAACAAATTCTGTTTTGTACGGAACTCTGCCGCAAGGATCATCATAATAGTTTATAATTTTTTTACCTGCATTCTTAAACGATACATTATGCAAAAGACAGCCTATCTAAAAGAATTGACGATAAGCGCAACCCAAAAAAAGAATGGCGCCGAAAACACAAAAACCGATGTAAGAAAAATACAATCCTGGCTTACCCTTTATTCAATGGTGCATCCCATCGTGGCGACAGCAACAGGAATTGATGGCGATTTTGGCACCGCAACGGAAAAAGCGGTCATCAATTTTCAAAAAGCAACGGGGATCCCCCAATCGGGTATTGTAAATCAAAATACATTTTCGCTCCTTTGCGCACCCCTGGCAAATGCATTTACAGTACCTGTTGCCGGCAATGACCTGCGCCAGTTGGTCGTTAATACAGCAGTCCGGCATGCGCAGCAAAATCCTTTTGAATTGAATTATGCCGGCCAGTCGAACAAGGGCCCCTGGGTACGGGCTTATATGGACGGTAATGAAGGCACTCCCTGGTTCTGGTGCATGGGTTTTGTGCAAACCATTATTGACCAGGCGGCTTCCCG
This window encodes:
- a CDS encoding eCIS core domain-containing protein; its protein translation is MHAVATKEKAAITVNSIRNTRAVQPKREVNQPNDPDSYREEREADAVADKVMRMSVRGTMQRNCAHCKEEEKNVQRKAVSQQMHDIAGSSEQYSSNITGGEPMHMADQRFFGSALNYDFSKVRIHKDPVANNSARSINARAYTKGTDIVFGSNEYQPQTAVGKRLLAHELAHVIQQEGIKENGLIQRDAATDGKQAELNFKNDWQNNFSYYDQFITIVSRVFDKAFKGSIRATKKDKDVSVILGEKFAKESDEPTRWGYIKTEIIDKFVTVDRFEDVAYDPTRSKINEINPPYAAGQYCALNCPATAAALSDYLKTGKVNKAICNPRQEGTPGYGFVVEKNTFSKAVNWKNAEKQIRAQLKKHGNYVVVEAKRSQKQMDDNHLAEYHYFTVVNVKGKLFVIDAFGGGIVTEYIQNYIDQNIIATTYRLVKGDFKVEEYIPKN
- a CDS encoding peptidoglycan-binding domain-containing protein — protein: MQKTAYLKELTISATQKKNGAENTKTDVRKIQSWLTLYSMVHPIVATATGIDGDFGTATEKAVINFQKATGIPQSGIVNQNTFSLLCAPLANAFTVPVAGNDLRQLVVNTAVRHAQQNPFELNYAGQSNKGPWVRAYMDGNEGTPWFWCMGFVQTIIDQAASRLDKNFKKLMPLTYSCDTVGTTGLQKGLLSRYTTVRSNPSAVKPGDIFLLQKTPYDWVHTGIITAIGTDVFETVEGNTNQGGSSNGIAVLKRIRNFRQSKLDVFSIQPLVEQ